In a genomic window of Bordetella petrii:
- a CDS encoding sensor histidine kinase — translation MLAPLFLLWPMSVAITYVVAQNIANVPYDRALANNLHVLSRYVHAQDGRAVLHMSESVRDVLRPDETDSVFWLALGSHGEYLGGDRALPLPPDLGQPRPGAVQYADDTLRGFGVRLAYTWIDLHIPQTQPALLVVAETMERRTELANDIIKGVIIPQFVVLPVAVLLVWFGLSRGVAPLNALQQRLRARRPDDLSPIDERAAPSEIAPLVGAMNELLDRLSANVQAQRRFVADAAHQLKTPLAGLRTQAELALRDASPDEMQSSLRQLVMGSERATRLVNQLLLLARAENPHSADLAPTDLNAIGYEQTMLWVPQALALNTDLGFEAADTAVRIAGNGILLAELLNNLVDNALRYTPPGGHITVRVRATAAHAVLEVEDSGPGIAPEERERVFDRFYRVLGTQAEGSGLGLAIVREIAQKHRAEVHIMEGTAHSRLPGTCIQVLFPLYARTANPAEPT, via the coding sequence ATGCTGGCGCCGCTGTTCCTGCTGTGGCCCATGAGCGTGGCCATTACCTATGTCGTGGCGCAGAACATCGCCAACGTGCCCTACGACCGGGCGCTGGCCAATAACCTGCATGTGCTGTCGCGCTACGTCCACGCCCAGGATGGCCGCGCCGTCCTGCACATGAGCGAGTCCGTGCGCGACGTGCTGCGCCCGGACGAAACCGACAGCGTGTTCTGGCTGGCGCTGGGCAGCCATGGCGAATACCTGGGCGGCGACCGCGCCCTGCCCCTGCCGCCCGACCTGGGCCAGCCGCGCCCCGGCGCCGTGCAGTACGCCGACGACACCCTGCGCGGCTTCGGTGTGCGGCTCGCCTACACCTGGATCGACCTGCACATCCCGCAGACCCAGCCGGCCCTGCTGGTGGTGGCGGAAACCATGGAAAGGCGCACCGAGCTGGCCAACGACATCATCAAGGGCGTGATCATCCCGCAGTTCGTGGTGCTGCCGGTGGCGGTGCTGCTGGTGTGGTTCGGGCTGTCGCGCGGGGTGGCGCCGCTCAATGCGCTGCAGCAACGCCTGCGGGCGCGGCGGCCCGACGACCTGTCGCCCATCGACGAGCGCGCGGCGCCATCCGAGATCGCGCCGCTGGTGGGGGCCATGAACGAACTGCTCGACCGCCTGTCGGCCAACGTGCAGGCGCAGCGGCGCTTCGTGGCCGACGCGGCGCATCAGTTGAAAACCCCGCTGGCCGGGCTGCGCACCCAGGCCGAACTGGCGCTGCGCGACGCCAGCCCCGACGAAATGCAGTCGAGCCTGCGGCAGCTGGTCATGGGTTCCGAGCGCGCCACGCGCCTGGTCAACCAGCTGCTGCTGCTGGCCCGCGCCGAAAACCCGCATTCGGCCGACCTGGCCCCCACCGACCTGAACGCCATTGGCTACGAGCAGACCATGCTGTGGGTGCCCCAGGCTCTGGCCCTGAACACCGACCTGGGCTTCGAGGCCGCCGACACCGCGGTGCGCATCGCCGGCAATGGCATTCTGCTGGCCGAGCTGCTCAACAACCTGGTCGACAACGCCCTGCGCTACACCCCGCCCGGCGGACACATCACGGTGCGGGTGCGCGCCACGGCGGCGCACGCCGTCCTCGAGGTGGAAGACTCGGGCCCCGGCATCGCGCCCGAAGAACGCGAAAGGGTGTTCGACCGCTTCTACCGCGTGTTGGGCACCCAGGCTGAAGGCAGCGGCCTGGGCCTGGCCATCGTGCGCGAAATCGCCCAGAAGCACCGCGCTGAAGTGCATATTATGGAAGGCACGGCGCATTCACGGCTGCCGGGAACCTGCATCCAGGTGCTGTTTCCGTTGTATGCGCGCACCGCAAACCCCGCGGAGCCTACCTAG
- a CDS encoding BPTD_2524 family lipoprotein, whose protein sequence is MRILGLAISITAVALSGCASKGLLSGDPPGATATFPVQADFQAAYRRAGEYVRVCHEQRRHPYGVVYMSHHSLGQKGAPNEIRIYKKTEPAKILEIIRAQPDGPATSQATVMVLGDAPWDQAEVQAAQASIQSATPVCRPLAN, encoded by the coding sequence ATGCGCATCTTGGGCCTGGCAATATCTATTACCGCAGTCGCGCTCAGCGGCTGCGCCAGCAAAGGGCTCTTGTCCGGCGACCCGCCGGGCGCCACGGCTACTTTCCCGGTGCAGGCTGATTTCCAGGCGGCTTATCGCCGCGCTGGCGAATACGTGCGCGTGTGTCACGAACAGCGGCGCCACCCGTATGGGGTCGTCTATATGTCGCATCACAGCCTGGGACAAAAGGGCGCGCCCAACGAAATCCGCATTTACAAGAAAACCGAGCCGGCCAAGATCCTCGAAATCATCCGTGCGCAGCCCGACGGCCCGGCCACGTCCCAGGCTACCGTCATGGTGCTGGGCGACGCGCCCTGGGACCAGGCGGAAGTGCAGGCCGCCCAGGCCTCTATCCAGAGTGCAACCCCGGTATGCCGGCCGCTGGCGAACTGA
- the recA gene encoding recombinase RecA, whose amino-acid sequence MNDKSSKAAASEKAKALAAALSQIEKQFGKGSIMRYGDNEVEHDIQVVSTGSLGLDIALGVGGLPRGRVIEIYGPESSGKTTLTLQVIAEMQKIGGTCAFVDAEHALDVQYAAKLGVNLTDLLISQPDTGEQALEITDALVRSGSVDLIVIDSVAALVPKAEIEGEMGDSLPGLQARLMSQALRKLTATIKRTNCMVIFINQIRMKIGVMFGNPETTTGGNALKFYSSVRLDIRRIGSIKKGEEVVGNETRVKVVKNKVSPPFKQAEFDIMYGAGISREGEIIDLGVQAGVVDKSGAWYSYSGTRIGQGKDNVREYLKEHPELAVEIENKVRENQGIVSRAATFPASEAEAEDDGQA is encoded by the coding sequence ATGAACGACAAATCCAGCAAGGCAGCCGCATCGGAAAAAGCCAAGGCGCTGGCCGCCGCGCTTTCGCAGATCGAAAAGCAGTTCGGCAAGGGCTCGATCATGCGCTACGGCGACAACGAGGTCGAACACGATATCCAGGTCGTGTCCACCGGCTCGCTGGGCCTCGACATCGCCCTGGGGGTCGGCGGCCTGCCGCGGGGGCGCGTCATCGAAATCTACGGCCCTGAGTCCTCGGGCAAAACCACGCTTACCCTGCAGGTCATCGCCGAAATGCAGAAAATCGGCGGCACCTGCGCCTTTGTGGATGCCGAGCACGCGCTCGACGTCCAATACGCGGCCAAGCTGGGCGTCAACCTTACCGACTTGCTCATTTCGCAACCCGACACCGGCGAGCAGGCGCTCGAAATCACCGACGCCCTGGTGCGCTCGGGTTCGGTCGACCTCATCGTCATCGACTCGGTCGCGGCCCTGGTGCCCAAGGCCGAAATCGAAGGCGAAATGGGCGACTCCCTGCCGGGCCTGCAGGCCCGCCTGATGAGCCAGGCGCTGCGCAAGCTCACCGCCACCATCAAGCGCACCAATTGCATGGTCATCTTCATCAACCAGATCCGCATGAAGATCGGCGTCATGTTCGGCAACCCCGAAACCACCACCGGCGGCAACGCGCTGAAGTTCTACTCGTCGGTGCGCCTCGACATCCGCCGCATTGGCTCCATCAAGAAGGGCGAAGAGGTCGTAGGCAACGAAACCCGCGTCAAGGTCGTGAAGAACAAGGTCTCGCCTCCGTTCAAACAGGCCGAGTTCGACATCATGTACGGCGCGGGCATCTCCCGCGAAGGCGAAATCATCGATCTGGGCGTGCAGGCTGGCGTGGTCGACAAATCGGGTGCCTGGTACAGCTATAGCGGCACCCGTATCGGCCAGGGCAAGGACAACGTGCGCGAATACCTGAAAGAGCACCCCGAACTCGCCGTCGAGATCGAAAACAAGGTGCGCGAGAACCAGGGCATCGTCAGCCGCGCGGCCACCTTTCCCGCCAGCGAAGCCGAGGCCGAAGACGACGGCCAGGCATGA
- the recX gene encoding recombination regulator RecX, producing the protein MIRNKPGTSSEPRSASAARRKPGQREADGGFETLSKPARSGPSLKARAVGYLSRREYARNELARKLQPYVDEGADLDAVLDALEKEGWLSTERFAQSLVHRRATRQGTARIVQELRQHGVAEDQVAQLRDDLRATEYQRALEVWRKRYGSKPADRAEYARQARFLASRGFAHDAIRRVLGDEHDD; encoded by the coding sequence ATGATCCGCAACAAGCCCGGCACTTCAAGCGAGCCGCGCAGCGCATCTGCTGCGCGGCGCAAACCGGGCCAGCGCGAAGCCGACGGCGGCTTCGAAACCTTGAGCAAGCCCGCGCGTAGCGGGCCCTCGCTCAAGGCCCGCGCGGTGGGCTATCTGTCTCGCCGCGAATATGCGCGCAACGAGCTTGCGCGCAAACTGCAGCCCTACGTAGACGAGGGCGCCGACCTCGATGCCGTGCTCGACGCACTGGAAAAAGAAGGCTGGCTGTCTACCGAGCGGTTCGCGCAAAGCCTGGTGCACCGCCGCGCCACGCGCCAGGGCACGGCTCGCATCGTCCAGGAATTGCGCCAGCACGGCGTGGCCGAAGACCAGGTTGCCCAATTGCGCGACGATCTCCGGGCCACCGAATATCAGCGCGCCCTGGAAGTCTGGCGCAAGCGCTATGGCAGCAAGCCGGCCGACCGCGCCGAATACGCCAGGCAGGCGCGCTTCCTGGCCAGCCGTGGCTTTGCCCACGACGCCATCCGGCGCGTGCTGGGCGACGAACACGACGACTGA
- a CDS encoding entericidin A/B family lipoprotein has protein sequence MKNRILLVALLAIAAVSAGCNTIAGAGKDIERGGEKIQKAAD, from the coding sequence ATGAAAAACAGAATCCTGCTTGTTGCGCTGCTTGCCATTGCGGCCGTTTCCGCGGGCTGCAATACCATTGCCGGTGCCGGCAAAGACATCGAGCGCGGTGGCGAAAAAATCCAGAAGGCCGCCGACTGA
- a CDS encoding recombination-associated protein RdgC yields MWFKNLKIYRLSAPWTLTGEQLEESLARHAYQAGNNLEMQSLGWVSPRENAALSHTVNQQILLSLRAEKKLLPATVVNQVARARAQEIEEQQGYKPGRKQMKEIKERVTDELLPKAFSIYRDTRVWIDPVNHWLVIDAAASAKADEVIGLLVKTIDPLPLENLYVAQSPAAAMTGWLAADEAPANFSIDQDTELRASGESRAAIRYVKHSIDADDVRRHIQSGKQCTRLAMTWADRVSFVLTESLDVKRVAPLDVLKEGNDTVMQNDDEKFDSDMALMTGELAKLLADLTAALGGEKRI; encoded by the coding sequence ATGTGGTTCAAGAATCTCAAGATATACCGACTGTCTGCGCCCTGGACGCTAACCGGGGAGCAGCTTGAAGAAAGCCTGGCCCGGCATGCCTATCAGGCTGGCAACAATCTCGAAATGCAAAGCCTGGGTTGGGTTTCGCCGCGCGAAAACGCGGCCCTGTCGCATACGGTGAACCAGCAGATACTGCTCTCACTGCGCGCCGAAAAGAAACTGCTGCCGGCCACGGTGGTCAACCAGGTAGCCCGCGCCCGCGCCCAGGAAATCGAAGAGCAGCAAGGCTACAAGCCTGGCCGCAAGCAAATGAAGGAAATCAAGGAGCGCGTCACCGACGAGCTTCTGCCCAAGGCCTTCAGCATTTATCGCGACACGCGCGTCTGGATCGATCCGGTGAACCATTGGCTGGTCATCGATGCGGCCGCATCGGCCAAGGCTGACGAAGTCATCGGCCTGCTGGTCAAGACCATCGACCCGCTCCCCCTGGAAAACCTGTACGTGGCGCAATCGCCCGCGGCCGCCATGACCGGCTGGCTGGCGGCCGACGAAGCCCCTGCCAATTTCAGCATCGACCAGGACACCGAACTGCGCGCCTCGGGCGAAAGCCGCGCGGCCATCCGCTATGTCAAGCATTCCATCGATGCCGACGACGTGCGGCGCCATATCCAGTCGGGCAAACAGTGCACCCGCCTGGCCATGACCTGGGCCGATCGTGTGTCGTTCGTGCTGACCGAATCCCTGGACGTCAAGCGCGTGGCGCCGCTCGACGTACTGAAGGAAGGCAACGACACCGTCATGCAGAATGACGACGAGAAATTCGATTCCGACATGGCGCTCATGACGGGTGAACTGGCCAAGCTGCTGGCCGACCTTACCGCCGCGCTGGGCGGCGAAAAGCGCATCTGA
- a CDS encoding aminotransferase-like domain-containing protein, with translation MDAQPLYQRLADHYRRAIQSGVLAPAERMPSVRSLVRTHRVSLSTALQACRQLEDDGLIEARPRSGYFVRPRHRAGMLPAQEPDLKQPLDPASYVGIHDRVSDFIAQCERHATSVDLGLASASPAHYPADALKQAMIRTLRGQPDILVKRVPPLGHPELRSVLARRALDLGMNLAPDEIVVTHGCIEALNLALRAVARPGDTVAVESPVYFGLLQVLESLGMRALEVPTSPQRGLSVDALELAMQTHPHLRAVVVVPNFQNPLGCVMPDTEKARLVTLCERHQVALIEDDTYGMLCDDNQPQPAVKSWDRTGNVIYCASMHKTLAPGMRLGWMTGGRWSSRIAMLKFAQSRPNEPLAQAAVAEYMGSKAYDRHLARLRRQLKAQRELLAEAIARHFPAGTRLNVPEGSMLLWIEMPGQRSSMQVFEQALSQGIRIAPGIMFSNSDRYSHFLRLSCGSAHTPELAQAVRTLGGIVAAADEKRSGVTN, from the coding sequence ATGGACGCCCAACCTCTTTACCAGCGCCTGGCCGACCACTATCGGCGCGCCATCCAGAGCGGCGTGCTGGCTCCAGCCGAGCGCATGCCCTCGGTACGCTCGCTGGTCCGCACCCACCGCGTCAGCCTCTCGACGGCGCTACAGGCCTGCCGGCAGCTCGAAGACGACGGCCTGATCGAAGCCCGGCCACGCTCGGGTTATTTCGTGCGGCCGCGCCATCGCGCCGGCATGCTGCCCGCCCAGGAGCCAGACCTGAAACAGCCGCTGGACCCGGCCAGCTATGTGGGCATCCACGACCGGGTGTCAGACTTCATCGCCCAATGCGAACGGCATGCCACCAGCGTAGACCTCGGTCTGGCATCGGCGTCGCCGGCGCACTACCCGGCCGATGCGCTCAAGCAGGCCATGATCCGCACCCTGCGCGGCCAGCCCGACATCCTGGTCAAGCGGGTGCCCCCGCTAGGCCACCCCGAATTGCGCAGCGTGCTGGCCCGCCGTGCGCTGGATCTGGGCATGAACCTGGCGCCGGACGAAATCGTCGTCACACATGGCTGCATCGAGGCGCTGAACCTGGCATTGCGCGCCGTGGCGCGGCCGGGCGATACCGTGGCGGTCGAATCGCCGGTGTATTTCGGACTGCTGCAGGTGCTGGAAAGCCTGGGCATGCGCGCGCTGGAAGTTCCCACCAGCCCGCAGCGCGGCCTGTCGGTGGACGCACTGGAGCTGGCCATGCAAACCCACCCGCACCTGCGCGCGGTGGTTGTCGTGCCCAACTTCCAGAACCCCCTGGGCTGCGTGATGCCCGATACCGAGAAAGCGCGGCTGGTGACCCTGTGCGAACGCCACCAGGTCGCCCTGATCGAAGACGATACCTACGGGATGCTGTGCGACGACAACCAGCCGCAGCCCGCGGTCAAGTCGTGGGACCGCACGGGCAACGTGATCTATTGCGCCTCGATGCACAAGACACTGGCGCCGGGCATGCGGCTGGGATGGATGACGGGCGGCCGGTGGAGCTCGCGCATTGCCATGCTGAAGTTCGCGCAAAGCCGCCCCAACGAACCGCTGGCGCAGGCCGCGGTGGCGGAATACATGGGGTCCAAGGCATACGACCGCCACCTGGCGCGCCTGCGCCGGCAGTTGAAGGCGCAGCGCGAGCTGCTGGCAGAGGCCATTGCCCGGCATTTTCCAGCGGGCACGCGCCTGAACGTGCCGGAAGGCAGCATGCTGCTATGGATAGAAATGCCGGGCCAGCGATCGAGCATGCAGGTCTTCGAGCAGGCCCTGTCGCAAGGCATACGCATCGCGCCAGGCATCATGTTCTCGAACTCGGACCGCTACAGCCACTTCCTGCGCCTGAGTTGCGGCTCGGCGCATACGCCTGAACTGGCGCAGGCGGTGCGCACGCTGGGCGGCATCGTGGCGGCCGCCGACGAAAAACGCAGCGGCGTCACGAATTGA
- a CDS encoding response regulator transcription factor yields the protein MRILIAEDDSILADGLSRSLRHNGYAVDAVRDGAAADSALAAQAFDLLILDLGLPQLAGLEVLRRLRARNSLLPVLILTAADSVEQRVKGLDLGADDYMAKPFALSELEARVRALTRRGAGGGATLLRHGRLVFDQTGRVALVDDQTLDLSAREVSLLEILLTRSGRMVSKTQLVDHLCEWGEEVSTNAIEVYVHRLRKKLEPSGVKIITVRGLGYCLERDQGAGYLAH from the coding sequence ATGCGCATCCTCATTGCCGAAGACGACAGCATCCTGGCCGACGGCCTGTCCCGCTCGTTGCGCCACAATGGCTACGCTGTCGACGCCGTCCGCGACGGCGCGGCCGCCGATTCCGCCCTGGCCGCCCAGGCTTTCGATCTGCTCATTCTAGACCTCGGCCTGCCCCAACTGGCCGGGCTCGAAGTGCTGCGCCGCCTGCGGGCGCGCAATTCGCTGCTGCCGGTACTCATCCTGACCGCCGCCGACAGCGTCGAGCAGCGCGTCAAGGGCCTGGACCTGGGCGCCGACGACTACATGGCCAAGCCTTTTGCCCTGTCCGAGCTCGAAGCCCGGGTGCGGGCCCTGACCCGGCGCGGCGCGGGCGGCGGCGCCACGCTTTTGCGCCACGGCCGGCTGGTGTTCGACCAGACCGGCCGCGTGGCCCTGGTCGACGACCAGACCCTCGACCTGTCCGCGCGCGAGGTCAGCTTGCTGGAAATCCTGTTAACGCGCAGCGGCCGCATGGTCAGCAAGACGCAACTGGTCGACCACCTGTGCGAATGGGGCGAAGAAGTCAGCACCAACGCCATCGAGGTCTACGTGCACCGCTTGCGCAAGAAACTCGAACCCAGCGGGGTCAAGATCATCACTGTACGCGGGCTGGGCTACTGCCTTGAACGGGACCAGGGTGCCGGCTACCTCGCGCACTGA
- a CDS encoding aspartate carbamoyltransferase, translated as MSISQQAFLRDAMRRLNLTRDVFATRIGVKRRALDTWLLPEGSQEFRTMPEVVERFVSEIVQNNALLEKYTQSAQAGPLRDRIAVDGKHQLISVDQFSRESVEDLFRVADMMQPIARRQKVSRVLEGAVLGNLFFEASTRTRVSFGAAFCRLGGSVCDTTGFTFSSMAKGESIYDTSRVMSGYVDAMVVRHPDRGSVAEFAQATNIPVVNGGDGPGEHPSQALLDLYTILTEFSRLGKLLDGAHIAMVGDLKYGRTVHSLIKLLALYKGIKFTLISPPGLEMPAYIIEQASRNGNVIEQKSSLADGLAGADVIYATRVQKERFANEESEGYTPDFQINRAIIDAHCGPETIVMHPLPRDSRPGANDLSTDLNDDPRLAIFRQTDNGIPIRMAIFAVLLGVEGLVQHSMRDVTWKHPSHIGPDDSAFHGLD; from the coding sequence ATGTCTATTTCCCAGCAAGCTTTCCTGCGCGACGCCATGCGTCGCCTGAATCTCACGCGTGATGTCTTCGCCACGCGCATTGGCGTCAAGCGGCGCGCCCTGGATACCTGGCTGCTGCCCGAGGGCTCGCAAGAGTTTCGCACCATGCCCGAAGTCGTGGAGCGTTTCGTCAGCGAAATCGTGCAGAACAATGCCTTGCTGGAAAAATATACGCAAAGCGCGCAAGCCGGCCCATTGCGTGATCGCATCGCGGTGGACGGCAAGCATCAGCTGATTTCTGTCGATCAGTTCTCGCGTGAGTCCGTCGAAGACCTGTTCCGCGTTGCCGACATGATGCAGCCCATAGCCCGCAGGCAGAAAGTGTCGCGCGTACTGGAAGGCGCCGTGCTGGGCAATCTGTTCTTCGAGGCCAGCACGCGCACGCGCGTGAGCTTCGGCGCGGCCTTCTGCCGTCTGGGCGGTTCGGTATGCGATACCACCGGCTTCACGTTTTCGTCCATGGCCAAGGGCGAATCCATCTACGACACCAGTCGAGTCATGAGCGGGTATGTCGATGCGATGGTGGTGCGCCACCCCGACCGGGGGTCGGTGGCCGAGTTCGCGCAGGCCACGAATATTCCGGTGGTCAATGGCGGCGACGGCCCAGGCGAACACCCCAGCCAGGCACTGCTGGACCTGTACACCATCCTGACCGAGTTTTCCCGGCTGGGCAAGCTGCTCGACGGCGCGCACATCGCCATGGTGGGCGATCTGAAATACGGTCGCACCGTGCATTCGCTGATCAAGTTGCTGGCGCTGTACAAGGGCATCAAGTTCACGTTGATCTCGCCGCCCGGGCTTGAAATGCCTGCGTACATCATCGAGCAAGCCAGCCGCAACGGCAATGTCATCGAACAGAAAAGCTCGTTGGCCGACGGGCTGGCCGGCGCCGACGTCATCTATGCCACGCGGGTGCAGAAAGAGCGCTTCGCCAATGAAGAAAGCGAAGGCTATACGCCCGACTTCCAGATCAACCGCGCCATTATCGACGCCCATTGCGGGCCCGAAACCATCGTCATGCATCCGCTGCCGCGCGACAGCCGGCCGGGCGCGAACGACCTGAGCACCGACCTCAACGACGATCCGCGCCTGGCGATTTTCCGCCAGACTGACAACGGCATTCCCATCCGCATGGCGATCTTCGCCGTGCTGCTGGGCGTCGAAGGTCTGGTACAGCATTCAATGCGCGACGTGACCTGGAAACATCCGTCGCACATCGGCCCCGACGACTCGGCCTTCCACGGGCTGGATTGA
- a CDS encoding MFS transporter — protein sequence MSTASLAERGPSTGPRPMTKEERRVIFASSLGTVFEWYDFYLYGSLAAIIAGHFFSGVNPTAAFIFALLAFAAGFAVRPFGALVFGRLGDLVGRKYTFLVTIVIMGLSTFLVGVLPSYASIGIAAPAILIGLRLLQGLALGGEYGGAATYVAEHAPQGRRGAYTAWIQTTATLGLFLSLLVIMGVRAAMSEEAFRDWGWRIPFLISVVLLGISVWIRLQLNESPTFKRMKEEGRGSKAPLTESFGQWKNLKVVIIALLGLTAGQAVVWYTGQFYALFFLTKALQVDANTANIMIALALLIGTPFFLVFGSLSDRIGRKPIIMAGCLIAALTYFPLFQGLTHFANPALEKAQATAPVTVIADPATCSFQFNPVGTSSFTSSCDVVKSFLAANSVNYSNQAAPAGTVAKVKIGNDEFASFEGAGMAPADFKARSAELKTALTAAIRNHGYPAKADPAEMNKVMVVVLLTILVIYVTMVYGPIAAMLVEMFPTRIRYTSMSLPYHIGNGWFGGFLPPVAFAIVAATGNIYDGLWYPIIIAVMTLVIGTLFVRETKDVDINN from the coding sequence ATGAGCACAGCATCGCTGGCAGAACGCGGCCCATCCACCGGACCGCGCCCGATGACCAAGGAGGAACGGCGCGTGATCTTCGCGTCGTCGCTTGGCACGGTTTTCGAGTGGTACGACTTCTACCTGTACGGCTCCCTGGCCGCCATCATCGCGGGGCACTTTTTCTCGGGCGTCAACCCCACCGCGGCCTTCATTTTCGCGCTGCTGGCCTTCGCAGCCGGTTTCGCCGTGCGCCCCTTCGGCGCCCTGGTATTCGGCCGCCTGGGCGACCTGGTCGGGCGCAAGTACACATTCCTGGTCACCATCGTCATCATGGGCCTGTCCACCTTCCTGGTGGGCGTGCTGCCCAGCTACGCCAGCATCGGCATCGCCGCGCCGGCCATCCTGATCGGCTTGCGCCTGCTGCAAGGCCTGGCCCTGGGCGGCGAATACGGCGGTGCGGCCACCTACGTGGCCGAACATGCGCCGCAGGGCCGCCGAGGCGCCTACACCGCCTGGATCCAGACCACCGCAACGCTGGGCCTGTTCCTGTCGCTGCTGGTGATCATGGGCGTGCGCGCGGCCATGAGCGAAGAAGCCTTCCGCGATTGGGGCTGGCGCATTCCGTTCCTGATCTCGGTGGTGCTGCTGGGCATTTCGGTGTGGATCCGGCTGCAGCTCAACGAATCCCCCACGTTCAAGCGCATGAAGGAAGAAGGCCGCGGCTCCAAGGCTCCGCTGACCGAGTCGTTCGGGCAGTGGAAGAACCTGAAGGTCGTGATCATCGCTCTGCTCGGCCTGACTGCCGGCCAGGCCGTGGTGTGGTACACGGGCCAGTTCTATGCCCTGTTCTTCCTGACCAAGGCCTTGCAGGTCGACGCCAACACGGCCAACATTATGATCGCGCTGGCGCTGCTGATCGGCACCCCGTTCTTCCTGGTGTTCGGGTCGCTGTCGGACCGCATCGGCCGCAAGCCCATCATCATGGCCGGCTGCCTGATCGCCGCGCTGACCTACTTCCCGCTGTTCCAGGGCCTGACCCACTTCGCCAACCCGGCGCTCGAAAAGGCCCAGGCTACTGCGCCGGTCACCGTCATCGCCGATCCGGCCACCTGCTCGTTCCAGTTCAACCCGGTGGGCACCTCGTCGTTCACCAGCTCGTGCGACGTGGTCAAGTCGTTCCTGGCCGCCAACTCGGTGAACTACTCCAACCAGGCGGCCCCCGCCGGTACGGTGGCCAAGGTGAAAATCGGCAACGACGAGTTCGCCTCGTTCGAAGGCGCGGGCATGGCGCCGGCCGATTTCAAGGCCCGTTCGGCTGAACTGAAAACCGCGCTGACCGCCGCCATCCGTAACCACGGCTATCCTGCCAAGGCCGATCCGGCCGAGATGAACAAGGTCATGGTGGTGGTGCTGCTGACCATCCTCGTGATCTACGTCACCATGGTGTACGGTCCGATCGCCGCCATGCTGGTCGAGATGTTCCCCACCCGCATCCGCTATACCTCGATGAGCCTGCCGTACCATATCGGCAACGGCTGGTTCGGCGGGTTCCTGCCCCCGGTGGCCTTCGCCATCGTGGCAGCCACCGGCAACATCTACGACGGCCTGTGGTATCCGATCATCATCGCGGTCATGACGCTGGTTATCGGCACGCTGTTCGTGCGCGAAACCAAAGACGTCGACATCAACAACTGA
- a CDS encoding Lrp/AsnC family transcriptional regulator, translating into MPDKLDAIDRQLLSLLQANAREPAAILARKLNLARSTVVGRLARLEREGAIAGYGVRLGHKLEDAAVRAYCFISVLPKTPAAVIRELSKIPEVEEISSVSGPFDYLVFLRCETHEQLDDLLDHIGLLDGVKQTQTSIVLSRKLDRRNAIGAR; encoded by the coding sequence ATGCCCGACAAACTCGATGCCATCGACCGCCAACTGCTCAGCCTGCTGCAGGCCAACGCGCGCGAGCCCGCCGCCATCCTGGCGCGCAAGCTGAACCTGGCGCGCAGCACGGTCGTGGGCCGCCTGGCCCGGCTGGAACGCGAAGGCGCCATCGCCGGCTATGGCGTGCGCCTGGGCCACAAGCTGGAAGACGCCGCGGTGCGGGCGTACTGCTTCATCAGCGTGCTGCCCAAGACGCCGGCGGCGGTAATACGCGAGCTGAGCAAGATCCCCGAAGTGGAAGAGATCTCGTCGGTGAGCGGGCCATTCGATTACCTGGTGTTCCTGCGCTGCGAAACCCACGAGCAGCTTGACGATCTGCTCGACCACATCGGCCTGCTCGACGGCGTCAAGCAGACCCAGACGTCGATCGTGCTCAGCCGCAAGCTCGACCGCCGCAATGCCATCGGTGCGCGCTGA